A single region of the Streptomyces sp. AM 4-1-1 genome encodes:
- a CDS encoding NAD kinase, with the protein MTTNATNTARTVFLLAHTGRPAAIRSAELVVQGLLRSGLGVRVLATEAADLPLPPSVEKVTADTHEAVDGCELLIVLGGDGTLLRGAEFSRASGVPMLGVNLGRVGFLAEAERDDLDKVVNRVVTRAYTVEERMTLDVVVHSNGDVVHTDWALNEAAVQKVSPERMLEVVLEIDGRPVTGFGCDGIVCATPTGSTAYAFSAGGPVVWPEVEALLMVPISAHALFAKPLVTSPTSVLAVEVQPHTPHGVLWCDGRRTVELPAGARVEVRRGAVPVRLARLHQASFTDRLVAKFALPVSGWRGAPN; encoded by the coding sequence TTGACGACGAACGCGACGAATACGGCACGAACTGTCTTCCTGCTGGCGCACACCGGCCGTCCGGCCGCGATCCGCAGCGCCGAACTCGTCGTGCAGGGGCTGCTGCGCAGCGGTCTCGGTGTGCGGGTGCTGGCCACGGAGGCGGCCGATCTGCCGCTGCCGCCGTCCGTCGAGAAGGTGACGGCGGACACCCACGAGGCGGTCGACGGGTGCGAACTGCTGATCGTGCTCGGCGGCGACGGGACGCTGCTGCGCGGCGCGGAGTTCTCCCGGGCGTCGGGAGTGCCCATGCTGGGCGTCAACCTCGGCCGCGTCGGATTCCTCGCCGAGGCCGAGCGGGACGACCTGGACAAGGTGGTGAACCGGGTCGTCACCCGGGCGTACACCGTCGAGGAACGGATGACGCTCGACGTCGTCGTGCACAGCAACGGCGACGTCGTCCACACCGACTGGGCGCTCAACGAGGCGGCCGTGCAGAAGGTGTCGCCCGAGCGGATGCTGGAGGTCGTGCTGGAGATCGACGGCCGTCCGGTGACCGGCTTCGGCTGCGACGGCATCGTCTGCGCCACACCGACCGGCTCGACCGCCTACGCCTTCTCGGCGGGCGGTCCCGTGGTCTGGCCCGAGGTCGAGGCGCTGCTCATGGTGCCGATCAGCGCCCACGCGCTGTTCGCCAAGCCGCTGGTGACGTCGCCCACGTCGGTGCTGGCCGTGGAGGTGCAGCCGCACACCCCGCACGGGGTGCTGTGGTGCGACGGCCGCAGGACCGTCGAACTGCCCGCCGGGGCGCGGGTGGAGGTGCGGCGGGGCGCGGTGCCGGTACGGCTGGCGCGGCTCCACCAGGCGTCGTTCACGGACCGGCTGGTCGCCAAGTTCGCCCTGCCCGTCTCCGGGTGGCGGGGCGCGCCGAACTGA
- the recN gene encoding DNA repair protein RecN produces the protein MCVLEEMRIRSLGVIDDAVVELSPGFTAVTGETGAGKTMVVTSLGLLLGGRADPALVRIGAKAAVVEGRITVSDGDAVAVRAEEAGAEIEDGALLISRTVSAEGRSRAHLGGRSVPVGVLAELADELVAVHGQTDQQGLLKPARQRQALDRYAGEAVAVPHAAYATAYRRLRAITTQLDELTVRARERAQEADLLRFGLGEIGGVEPLPGEDTELAAEAERLGHAEALASAAALAHTALAGDPEDPEGVDATSVVAAAGQYLDGVRAHDPALAALADRIGEISILLSDVAGELAGYADQLDADPLRLAAVEERRAALTALTRKYGEDVTAVLAWAEDGVARLTELEGDDDRIGELTAERDALRSELSALGQALTDARTEAAAKFAEAVTAELASLAMPHARVSFDIRQTEASGEASGIDIGGRSVTYGPSGADEVELLLAPHPGAQPRPIAKGASGGELSRVMLAVEVVFAGSDPVPTYLFDEVDAGVGGKAAVEVGRRLAKLAKSAQVVVVTHLPQVAAFADRQLLVEKTVDGSVTRSGVTALEGEDRVRELSRMLAGQEDSETARAHAEELLATARADG, from the coding sequence ATGTGCGTGTTGGAGGAGATGCGCATACGGTCGCTCGGGGTCATCGACGACGCGGTGGTCGAGCTGTCGCCCGGCTTCACCGCGGTCACCGGTGAGACCGGCGCGGGTAAGACCATGGTCGTCACCAGCCTGGGGCTGCTGCTCGGCGGACGAGCCGATCCCGCCCTGGTGCGGATCGGCGCCAAGGCCGCGGTCGTCGAGGGCCGGATCACGGTGTCCGACGGCGACGCGGTGGCGGTACGGGCGGAGGAGGCCGGGGCGGAGATCGAGGACGGCGCGCTGCTGATCAGCCGTACCGTTTCCGCCGAGGGGCGCTCCCGGGCCCACCTCGGCGGCAGATCCGTGCCGGTGGGCGTGCTGGCCGAACTCGCCGACGAACTCGTCGCCGTGCACGGCCAGACCGATCAGCAGGGGCTGCTCAAACCCGCCCGGCAGCGACAGGCCCTCGACCGGTACGCGGGCGAGGCCGTCGCCGTGCCGCACGCCGCGTACGCGACGGCCTACCGGCGCCTGCGGGCGATCACCACGCAGCTCGACGAACTGACCGTCCGGGCCCGCGAACGCGCCCAGGAGGCGGACCTCCTGCGGTTCGGGCTGGGCGAGATCGGCGGGGTCGAACCGCTGCCCGGCGAGGACACCGAACTCGCCGCCGAGGCCGAACGTCTGGGCCATGCCGAAGCCCTCGCCTCCGCGGCGGCCCTCGCGCACACCGCGCTCGCGGGCGACCCCGAGGACCCCGAGGGTGTGGACGCCACCTCCGTGGTCGCCGCGGCCGGGCAGTACCTGGACGGGGTCCGTGCCCACGACCCGGCGCTGGCCGCGCTCGCCGACCGGATCGGCGAGATCTCCATCCTGCTCAGCGATGTGGCGGGGGAGCTGGCCGGGTACGCCGACCAGCTCGACGCCGATCCGCTGCGGCTCGCCGCCGTGGAGGAGCGAAGGGCGGCACTGACCGCGCTCACCCGCAAGTACGGCGAGGACGTCACGGCCGTGCTGGCCTGGGCGGAGGACGGGGTCGCCAGGCTCACCGAGCTGGAGGGCGACGACGACCGGATCGGCGAGCTGACCGCGGAACGGGACGCGCTGCGGTCCGAACTCTCCGCGCTGGGCCAGGCGTTGACCGATGCCCGGACCGAGGCGGCCGCGAAGTTCGCCGAGGCGGTCACCGCGGAACTGGCCTCGCTGGCCATGCCGCACGCCCGGGTCTCGTTCGACATCCGGCAGACCGAGGCGTCCGGCGAGGCGTCCGGCATCGACATCGGCGGGCGGAGCGTGACGTACGGTCCGTCCGGCGCCGACGAGGTGGAACTGCTGCTGGCCCCGCACCCCGGCGCCCAGCCCCGGCCGATCGCCAAGGGCGCTTCCGGCGGTGAACTCTCCCGGGTGATGCTCGCGGTCGAGGTGGTCTTCGCGGGCTCGGACCCCGTACCGACGTACCTCTTCGACGAGGTCGACGCGGGTGTCGGCGGCAAGGCGGCCGTGGAGGTCGGCCGGCGCCTGGCGAAACTCGCGAAGTCCGCGCAGGTGGTCGTGGTGACCCATCTGCCGCAGGTGGCCGCGTTCGCCGACCGGCAGCTGCTGGTCGAGAAGACGGTCGACGGCTCGGTGACCAGGAGCGGGGTCACGGCGCTGGAGGGCGAGGACCGGGTCCGTGAACTGTCCCGGATGCTCGCGGGGCAGGAGGACTCGGAGACGGCCCGGGCGCACGCGGAGGAGCTGCTCGCGACGGCGCGGGCGGACGGCTGA
- a CDS encoding iron chelate uptake ABC transporter family permease subunit has protein sequence MRAVRTAGGISFRLDVRTCLVVVLLAAVAAGAAVVLIGSGDFAMTPGEVVTTLFGHGTFQQEFIVTGLRLPRVLVGLLVGAALGIGGAVFQTISRNPLGSPDVLGFGQGATVGALTVIVIFQGGVAAVAGGAVVGGVLTGIAVHLLAWKRGVHGYRLVLVGIGAAAMLTAATHYLITKADLVDATRAVVWMTGSLDGRDWAQVWPLLAVCGLLVPLVLGHGRALRAMEMGDDAAYALGVRVERARLVLMGSAVLLVAVATAAAGPIAFVSLSAPQLARRLTRSPGPNLAPAAFMGAALLLVADWIAMDAFGDRQLPVGVVTGVLGGCYLLWLLVTERKAGRI, from the coding sequence GTGAGGGCGGTACGGACGGCGGGCGGGATCTCCTTCCGGCTCGACGTGCGGACCTGTCTCGTCGTCGTCCTGCTCGCCGCCGTGGCGGCCGGAGCGGCGGTCGTGCTCATCGGCAGCGGCGACTTCGCCATGACACCGGGCGAGGTCGTCACCACGCTGTTCGGTCACGGAACCTTCCAGCAGGAGTTCATCGTCACCGGGCTGCGGCTGCCGAGAGTCCTCGTGGGCCTCCTCGTCGGCGCGGCGCTCGGCATCGGCGGGGCCGTCTTCCAGACCATCTCCCGCAACCCGCTCGGCAGCCCCGACGTGCTCGGCTTCGGCCAGGGCGCCACCGTCGGCGCGCTCACCGTCATCGTGATCTTCCAGGGCGGGGTCGCGGCCGTCGCGGGCGGCGCAGTCGTCGGCGGCGTACTGACCGGCATCGCCGTCCACCTGCTCGCCTGGAAGCGCGGGGTGCACGGCTACCGGCTCGTCCTCGTCGGCATCGGCGCCGCGGCCATGCTCACCGCGGCCACCCACTACCTGATCACCAAGGCCGATCTGGTCGACGCGACGCGGGCCGTCGTCTGGATGACCGGTTCGCTGGACGGCCGGGACTGGGCCCAGGTCTGGCCGCTGCTGGCGGTCTGCGGCCTGCTCGTCCCGCTGGTGCTCGGCCACGGGCGGGCGCTACGGGCGATGGAGATGGGCGACGACGCCGCGTACGCCCTCGGCGTCCGGGTCGAACGGGCCCGGCTGGTCCTGATGGGCTCCGCCGTGCTCCTCGTCGCCGTCGCCACCGCCGCGGCCGGCCCCATCGCCTTCGTCTCGCTGAGCGCCCCCCAACTGGCCCGCAGGCTGACCCGGTCGCCCGGCCCCAATCTGGCGCCCGCCGCCTTCATGGGAGCCGCCCTGCTCCTGGTCGCCGACTGGATCGCGATGGACGCCTTCGGCGACCGCCAGCTGCCCGTCGGTGTGGTCACCGGTGTCCTCGGCGGCTGCTACCTGCTGTGGCTCCTGGTCACCGAACGCAAGGCGGGCCGCATATGA
- a CDS encoding glycoside hydrolase family 15 protein encodes MAVRLETHVAGRIEDYALIGDMQTAALVCRDGTADWLCLPRFDSHAVFAGLLGTEEHGFWRLGPAFAEGAQPPAADRRRYRGDSLVLESEWDTPRGTVRVTDFMPPRDGAPQLIRIVEGVSGRVPMRSELRMRFSYGRVTPWVHKVGDRTVAVAGPDSVWLDTPADTYGENLTTYSDFTVAPGDRVAFTISWQASHQKPPALPDPEGSLEATEDFWREWVDQCTYHGPYREAVVRSLITLKALTYAPTGGIVAAPTTSLPEEIGGVRNWDYRYTWLRDAAITLSSLLRTGYREEARAWREWLLRAVAGDPENLQIMYGIAGERELGEAELDWLPGYEGSGPVRVGNGAAGQLQLDVYGEVTEALHLAHMTGLTRNDYASVLQLKLISYLEKHWYEPDEGIWEVRGPRRHFVHSKVMAWVAVDRTIKLIESGDADGPLERWREMRDEIHRTVCEKGYDKERNTFTQSYGSKELDASLLLIPQVGFLPPDDKRVIGTIEAIQRELSTEDGFVLRYPTSGEDAGVDGLEGDEGAFLACSFWLADDLAMIGRVDEARKLFEKLLSLRNDLGLLAEEWDARLQRQVGNFPQAFSHVPLIDTALRLTASGAYAG; translated from the coding sequence ATGGCCGTTCGACTGGAGACGCACGTGGCCGGGCGCATCGAGGATTACGCACTCATCGGAGACATGCAGACCGCCGCCCTGGTCTGCCGGGACGGCACAGCGGACTGGCTGTGCCTTCCCCGCTTCGACTCACACGCCGTCTTCGCGGGGCTTCTGGGCACCGAGGAACACGGCTTCTGGCGCCTGGGCCCGGCGTTCGCGGAGGGGGCACAGCCACCCGCCGCGGACCGGCGGCGCTACCGGGGGGACTCCCTCGTACTGGAATCGGAGTGGGACACCCCGCGCGGCACGGTCAGGGTGACCGATTTCATGCCGCCGCGTGACGGTGCCCCCCAGCTGATCCGCATCGTGGAAGGGGTCAGCGGCCGTGTGCCGATGCGCTCCGAGCTGCGGATGCGGTTCAGCTACGGCCGGGTGACGCCCTGGGTCCACAAGGTCGGCGACCGTACGGTCGCCGTCGCGGGCCCGGACTCGGTCTGGCTGGACACCCCCGCCGACACCTACGGCGAGAACCTGACCACCTACTCCGACTTCACCGTGGCGCCGGGCGACCGGGTGGCCTTCACCATCAGCTGGCAGGCGTCGCACCAGAAGCCCCCCGCCCTGCCGGACCCGGAGGGTTCGCTGGAGGCGACCGAGGACTTCTGGCGCGAATGGGTCGACCAGTGCACGTACCACGGCCCCTACCGCGAGGCCGTGGTCCGCTCGCTGATCACGCTGAAGGCCCTGACGTACGCGCCGACCGGCGGCATCGTCGCCGCGCCGACCACCTCCCTGCCGGAGGAGATCGGGGGCGTACGGAACTGGGACTACCGCTACACCTGGCTGCGCGACGCCGCGATCACGCTCTCCTCGCTGCTGCGCACCGGCTACCGCGAGGAGGCGCGCGCCTGGCGCGAGTGGCTGCTGCGGGCCGTCGCCGGCGATCCGGAGAACCTCCAGATCATGTACGGCATCGCGGGCGAGCGTGAGCTGGGCGAGGCCGAGCTGGACTGGCTGCCCGGTTACGAGGGCTCCGGTCCGGTCCGGGTCGGCAACGGCGCGGCGGGCCAGCTCCAGCTCGATGTGTACGGCGAGGTCACCGAGGCCCTGCACCTGGCCCATATGACCGGCCTGACCCGCAACGACTACGCCTCGGTGCTCCAGCTGAAGCTGATCAGCTACCTGGAGAAGCACTGGTACGAGCCGGACGAGGGCATCTGGGAGGTGCGCGGGCCGCGCCGCCACTTCGTGCACTCGAAGGTGATGGCGTGGGTCGCGGTCGACCGCACGATCAAGCTGATCGAGTCCGGGGACGCGGACGGGCCGCTGGAGCGCTGGCGCGAGATGCGCGACGAGATCCACCGCACGGTCTGCGAGAAGGGCTACGACAAGGAGCGCAACACCTTCACCCAGTCGTACGGGTCGAAGGAGCTGGACGCGTCGCTGCTGCTGATCCCCCAGGTCGGATTCCTCCCACCGGACGACAAGCGGGTGATCGGCACGATCGAGGCGATCCAGCGCGAGCTGTCCACCGAGGACGGCTTCGTGCTGCGCTACCCGACCTCCGGCGAGGACGCGGGGGTGGACGGGCTGGAGGGGGACGAGGGCGCGTTCCTGGCCTGCTCGTTCTGGCTGGCGGACGATCTGGCGATGATCGGACGGGTCGACGAGGCGCGGAAGCTCTTCGAGAAGCTGCTGTCGCTCCGCAACGACCTGGGCCTGCTGGCGGAGGAGTGGGACGCCCGGCTCCAGCGGCAGGTGGGCAACTTCCCGCAGGCGTTCAGCCATGTGCCGCTGATCGACACGGCGCTGCGACTGACGGCGAGCGGGGCGTACGCCGGCTGA
- a CDS encoding ABC transporter ATP-binding protein has translation MQRLTAESVTVGYDQRIITDSLSVEIPDNSFTVIVGPNACGKSTLLRALSRMLKPSQGRVLLDGQNIHTLPAKKVAKTLGLLPQSSIAPDGITVADLVARGRYPHQGLLRQWSPEDERVVAESMASTGIGELGERYVDELSGGQRQRVWIAMALAQQTPLLLLDEPTTYLDIQHQIDVLDLCAELHESRGRTLVAVLHDLNHAARYATHLIAMREGEIVAEGPPADIVTAELVERVFGMRCQVIDDPETGTPLVVPAARKRRTGRDGRTAAGVTAGATGS, from the coding sequence ATGCAACGCCTCACAGCGGAATCGGTGACCGTCGGCTACGACCAGCGGATCATCACCGACAGTCTCTCGGTCGAGATCCCCGACAACTCCTTCACGGTCATCGTCGGCCCCAACGCCTGCGGCAAGTCCACCCTGCTGCGCGCCCTCTCCCGGATGCTCAAGCCCAGCCAGGGACGGGTGCTCCTGGACGGGCAGAACATCCACACGCTGCCCGCCAAGAAGGTCGCGAAGACCCTCGGGCTGCTGCCCCAGTCCTCGATCGCGCCCGACGGCATCACCGTCGCCGACCTCGTGGCCCGCGGCCGCTACCCGCACCAGGGGCTGCTGCGGCAGTGGTCCCCCGAGGACGAGCGCGTGGTCGCGGAATCGATGGCGTCGACGGGTATCGGCGAACTCGGCGAGCGTTACGTCGACGAACTCTCCGGCGGGCAGCGCCAGCGCGTCTGGATCGCCATGGCACTCGCCCAGCAGACCCCGCTGCTGCTGCTCGACGAGCCGACGACGTACCTCGACATCCAGCACCAGATCGACGTCCTCGACCTCTGCGCCGAACTCCACGAGAGCCGGGGCCGCACCCTGGTCGCCGTCCTGCACGACCTGAACCACGCCGCCCGGTACGCCACCCACCTCATCGCCATGCGCGAGGGCGAGATCGTCGCGGAGGGGCCGCCCGCCGACATCGTCACGGCCGAGCTGGTGGAGCGGGTCTTCGGGATGCGGTGCCAGGTCATCGACGACCCGGAGACCGGTACGCCCCTGGTCGTGCCCGCGGCCCGCAAGCGGCGCACCGGCCGTGACGGGAGGACGGCGGCGGGCGTCACGGCGGGAGCCACGGGAAGCTGA
- a CDS encoding SCP2 sterol-binding domain-containing protein: MATMAECRSALDRLSERLAGADGGVRGAAELDRSISCHLRDLGVTFTGRLGNGRFRVLDTVEGPPPGKAQIRLTMTGDDLVALVDGRLNFAKAWASGRVRLDAGFRDLLRLRSLL; this comes from the coding sequence ATGGCGACCATGGCGGAGTGCCGCAGCGCCCTCGACAGGCTCTCGGAGCGGCTGGCGGGGGCCGACGGCGGTGTGCGCGGTGCGGCTGAGCTCGACCGCTCGATCAGCTGCCACCTCAGGGACCTCGGCGTCACGTTCACCGGCCGTCTCGGAAATGGCCGGTTCCGGGTGCTCGACACGGTGGAGGGGCCGCCACCTGGGAAGGCGCAGATCCGGCTCACCATGACCGGGGACGATCTGGTGGCGCTGGTGGACGGGCGGCTGAACTTCGCGAAGGCGTGGGCGTCGGGCCGGGTCCGCCTCGATGCGGGCTTCCGGGATCTGCTGAGGCTGAGATCACTGCTCTGA
- a CDS encoding HAD hydrolase-like protein has protein sequence MSQRSRTRPSGSGTALNEAYDTALLDLDGVVYAGGHAIDHAVESLGTARDGGMRLAYVTNNALRTPDAVAGHLTDLGVPAEAADVITSAQAVARLMADQLPSGARVLVVGGEGLKVALRERGLVPVESADDGPVAVAQGYGGPDMAWGRFAEAAYAIAGGVPWFASNTDLTIPSARGIAPGNGAAVEVVRIATGAEPQVAGKPLPPMHRETVLRTGAKRPLVVGDRLDTDIEGAFNGGVDSLLVLTGVTDAAQLLAAGPERRPTYVDRDLRGLLTGQPEVDAVEDGHRCGGWTAGVSGDALTLDGEGDALDGLRALCAAAWTEAGDGGCRLDARKAIDALGL, from the coding sequence ATGAGTCAGCGGAGCAGGACCCGGCCGAGCGGCAGCGGTACCGCGCTGAACGAGGCGTACGACACGGCCCTGCTGGACCTCGACGGGGTGGTGTACGCGGGCGGGCACGCCATCGACCACGCCGTGGAGTCGCTGGGCACGGCGCGGGACGGCGGGATGCGTCTCGCGTACGTGACGAACAACGCGCTGCGGACTCCCGACGCGGTGGCCGGGCACCTGACCGATCTCGGGGTGCCGGCGGAGGCCGCCGATGTGATCACCTCGGCCCAGGCGGTGGCCCGGCTGATGGCCGATCAGCTGCCGTCCGGGGCGCGCGTGCTGGTGGTCGGCGGCGAGGGACTGAAGGTCGCCCTGCGGGAGCGCGGGCTGGTGCCGGTGGAGTCCGCGGACGACGGACCGGTGGCGGTGGCGCAGGGATACGGCGGGCCCGACATGGCGTGGGGAAGGTTCGCCGAGGCGGCCTACGCGATCGCGGGCGGAGTGCCGTGGTTCGCGTCCAACACGGACCTGACCATCCCGAGCGCCCGGGGGATCGCACCGGGCAACGGGGCGGCGGTGGAGGTCGTACGGATCGCGACCGGCGCCGAGCCGCAGGTGGCCGGAAAACCGCTGCCGCCGATGCACCGGGAGACGGTGCTGCGGACCGGGGCGAAGCGGCCCCTGGTGGTCGGGGACCGGCTGGACACGGACATCGAGGGGGCGTTCAACGGAGGTGTGGACTCGCTGCTGGTCCTCACCGGGGTCACCGACGCCGCTCAGCTGCTGGCCGCCGGGCCGGAGCGACGGCCGACGTATGTGGACCGGGATCTGCGGGGCCTGCTGACCGGGCAGCCCGAGGTCGACGCGGTGGAGGACGGACACCGGTGCGGTGGCTGGACGGCCGGGGTGAGCGGCGACGCGTTGACGCTGGACGGCGAGGGGGACGCCCTGGACGGGCTGCGGGCGCTGTGCGCGGCGGCCTGGACCGAGGCCGGGGACGGCGGCTGCCGACTGGACGCGAGGAAGGCGATCGACGCCCTCGGGCTGTAG
- a CDS encoding TlyA family RNA methyltransferase yields MAGVARRRLDAELVRRKLARSREHASQLIAARRVTVGGNTATKPATQVETSAAVVVSKDDADPEYVSRGGHKLAGALAAFVPLGLRTEGRRALDAGASTGGFTDVLLRAGVGHVVAVDVGYGQLAWSLRSDDRVTVKDRTNVRELTLEAIDGKPADLVVGDLSFIPLGLVLPALARCAAPGADLVLMVKPQFEVGKERLGSGGVVRSPELRAEAVREVARRAWALGLGVRGVTASPLPGPSGNVEYFLWLRAGAPELDPADVDRAVAEGPS; encoded by the coding sequence GTGGCAGGAGTGGCACGTCGCCGCCTCGACGCCGAACTGGTGCGCCGAAAGCTCGCCCGCTCGCGTGAGCACGCGAGCCAGCTGATCGCCGCACGGCGGGTGACCGTCGGCGGCAACACCGCGACCAAACCCGCCACCCAGGTCGAGACCAGCGCCGCGGTCGTCGTCAGCAAGGACGACGCCGACCCGGAGTACGTCTCGCGCGGCGGCCACAAGCTCGCGGGCGCCCTCGCCGCCTTCGTACCCCTGGGGCTGAGGACCGAGGGGCGGCGGGCACTGGACGCGGGGGCGTCCACCGGCGGCTTCACCGACGTACTGCTGCGGGCCGGCGTCGGCCATGTCGTCGCCGTCGACGTCGGATACGGGCAGCTCGCCTGGTCGCTGCGGTCGGACGACCGCGTCACCGTCAAGGACCGCACCAATGTGCGGGAACTCACCCTGGAGGCGATCGACGGGAAGCCGGCGGACCTGGTGGTCGGCGACCTCTCGTTCATCCCGCTGGGACTCGTCCTGCCCGCCCTCGCGCGCTGCGCGGCCCCCGGCGCGGACCTCGTCCTCATGGTCAAACCGCAGTTCGAGGTGGGCAAGGAACGCCTCGGCAGCGGCGGCGTGGTCCGGAGCCCCGAACTGCGTGCAGAAGCGGTGCGGGAGGTGGCACGCCGGGCCTGGGCGCTCGGCCTGGGGGTGCGGGGCGTGACGGCCAGCCCGCTGCCCGGGCCGTCGGGCAATGTCGAGTACTTTCTGTGGCTGCGGGCCGGGGCACCTGAACTCGATCCCGCGGATGTCGACCGTGCAGTGGCGGAGGGGCCGAGTTGA
- a CDS encoding iron chelate uptake ABC transporter family permease subunit — protein MLVDSPPEPSAGAAPAAPEPAKRRAVRAGGLVAAVAALILVCLASIAVGAKGLPLGDVWHGLFHSSGTGADVLVREVRVPRTLLGLIVGTALGLAGAVMQALTRNPLAEPGLLGVNAGASAAVVSAISFFGVTSLTGYVWFAFLGAAIVSVAVYVLGGSRAATPVRLALAGTAATAALYGYVNAVQLLDSAALDRLRFWTVGSLASADMETVGKVWPFIALGVLLALLIARPLNALEMGDDTARALGARLNLTRVLAMLAVTLLCGAATAACGPIVFVGLMIPHLVRAITGPDLRWILPYAAVLAPVLLLGADVVGRVVARPSELQVGIVTALLGGPVFIHLVRRKRMAQL, from the coding sequence GTGTTGGTCGACAGTCCCCCAGAACCGAGCGCGGGCGCAGCGCCTGCGGCCCCCGAGCCCGCCAAGCGCCGCGCGGTCCGGGCCGGCGGGCTCGTGGCCGCCGTGGCCGCCCTGATCCTGGTCTGCCTCGCGAGCATCGCGGTCGGCGCCAAGGGACTGCCGCTCGGCGATGTCTGGCACGGACTGTTCCACTCCTCGGGGACCGGCGCCGACGTACTCGTCCGGGAGGTACGGGTGCCACGGACCCTGCTCGGGCTGATCGTCGGCACCGCGCTCGGCCTCGCCGGAGCGGTGATGCAGGCCCTGACCCGCAACCCCCTGGCGGAACCCGGACTCCTGGGGGTCAACGCGGGGGCGTCGGCCGCCGTCGTCTCCGCCATCAGCTTCTTCGGCGTCACCTCACTGACCGGCTATGTCTGGTTCGCGTTCCTCGGCGCCGCGATCGTCTCCGTGGCGGTGTACGTCCTCGGCGGCAGCCGCGCCGCCACCCCGGTACGGCTCGCGCTCGCCGGGACCGCCGCCACCGCGGCGCTGTACGGATACGTCAACGCCGTACAACTGCTGGACTCGGCGGCCCTGGACCGGCTCCGGTTCTGGACCGTCGGATCGCTGGCCTCCGCCGACATGGAGACGGTCGGCAAGGTGTGGCCGTTCATCGCGCTCGGCGTCCTGCTCGCGCTGCTCATCGCCCGGCCGCTCAACGCCCTGGAGATGGGCGACGACACGGCCAGGGCACTGGGCGCCCGGCTGAACCTGACCCGGGTGCTCGCGATGCTCGCAGTCACCCTGCTGTGCGGCGCCGCGACCGCCGCGTGCGGGCCGATCGTCTTCGTCGGACTGATGATCCCGCACCTGGTACGCGCCATCACCGGCCCCGACCTGCGGTGGATTCTGCCGTACGCGGCCGTCCTCGCCCCCGTGCTGCTGCTGGGCGCCGACGTGGTCGGCCGGGTCGTCGCCCGGCCGTCCGAACTCCAGGTCGGCATCGTCACCGCGCTGCTCGGCGGACCCGTCTTCATCCATCTCGTACGCCGCAAGAGGATGGCCCAGCTGTGA
- a CDS encoding glycosyltransferase family 4 protein, protein MSQLRTVQVLGGGSAGSSAHVSSLAAGLVARGVQVTVCAPADPDRAHDFPATGARFVPVPRRGDPAALAALRAACAGADVVHAHGLHAAVRTGLAVAGRGTPQVVTWHTRAHTEGVRAGMVRLMERKVARGAAVVLGTSSELVDLARRRGARDARLAPVAAPAHRSPGNVHDGKARAELGAVERPLLMSIGRLVPDHGFDALLDAARLWRALDPVPLLVIAGEGRERGALQRRIRDEDLPVSLVGEREDAAELLAAADLALLPSRWEARSQVAQEALRLGVPLVATAVGGVPELVGDGAELVPYGDAEVLARTVVRLLADPERRAGLTAAGREQAARWPTEDDTIAHVLSVYDELTCPLLPRGC, encoded by the coding sequence GTGTCACAGCTGCGTACGGTCCAAGTCCTGGGCGGCGGCAGCGCGGGCAGCAGTGCCCACGTCAGCTCGCTGGCCGCGGGGCTGGTGGCGCGGGGCGTGCAGGTCACCGTCTGCGCCCCCGCCGATCCCGATCGCGCCCATGACTTCCCCGCCACCGGGGCTCGCTTCGTTCCCGTGCCCCGGCGCGGAGATCCCGCCGCCCTCGCCGCGCTGCGCGCCGCGTGCGCGGGCGCCGACGTCGTCCACGCGCACGGGTTGCACGCCGCCGTGCGCACCGGCCTCGCGGTGGCCGGACGCGGCACCCCCCAGGTCGTCACCTGGCACACCCGTGCCCACACCGAGGGCGTACGGGCCGGGATGGTGCGCCTGATGGAGCGCAAGGTGGCCCGAGGGGCGGCCGTGGTGCTCGGTACGTCGTCGGAACTGGTCGATCTGGCCCGCCGCAGGGGGGCGCGCGACGCCCGCCTCGCGCCGGTCGCCGCCCCCGCGCACCGATCGCCCGGGAACGTCCACGACGGCAAGGCACGGGCGGAACTCGGCGCCGTGGAGCGGCCGTTACTGATGTCCATCGGCAGACTCGTACCCGACCACGGCTTCGACGCGCTGCTCGACGCCGCCCGGCTGTGGCGCGCGCTCGATCCGGTGCCCCTGCTGGTCATCGCGGGGGAGGGGCGTGAGCGGGGCGCCCTGCAACGGCGCATCCGGGACGAGGACCTGCCCGTGTCGCTCGTCGGGGAGCGGGAAGACGCCGCCGAACTCCTCGCGGCGGCCGACCTCGCGCTTCTGCCCAGCCGCTGGGAGGCCCGCTCCCAGGTGGCCCAGGAGGCGTTGCGGCTGGGCGTACCGCTGGTCGCCACCGCGGTCGGCGGAGTGCCCGAACTCGTCGGTGACGGCGCGGAACTCGTTCCGTACGGGGACGCCGAGGTGCTGGCCCGTACCGTCGTACGGCTGCTCGCCGACCCGGAGCGGCGCGCCGGACTTACCGCGGCGGGCCGCGAACAGGCGGCGAGATGGCCGACCGAGGACGACACGATCGCTCATGTCCTCAGCGTCTACGACGAGTTGACCTGCCCACTGCTGCCCCGCGGATGCTGA